The Mytilus edulis chromosome 5, xbMytEdul2.2, whole genome shotgun sequence genomic interval cataagaacaaaatggaggaaaaaaagtttaatatgttttttttttttcacattgacAAAGGCGATgctaaaatagaaaattaatcctgaatatatcaaatagtattttctgttttgtcataAGCTGACATACACATATtagttaataataaaaagtttacgAGTTGGACTAGGTAGTTATGAATATTTCAAAGTTAAAAtggggcgaaaaataccaaaagGAGAATCAACGCTCTGAAGTGGAAGAGAAACCAATAAGATCAAGGCAACgtaatgaaaagacaaacatcaATCTACAAAACGCTTCATGacaaactaaagattaagcaattTAAACCACACCAAAACGGCGttgatttttgtatttaaattatgGTAGAATGACATGTTAGCCAACTAAACATTTCTGCTCTTGTATCGTTTCCCACAACCTAAACCTCATTCGAAAAACCTTTGAAATGTATTATTGTTCTGTTTATGTATGGTTTGTCTTTTTTACTGACAATGAcatagtttataaaacatttcacataaagacattttatttaaaaagtaagTCTGATGCACCTACGCTCTGTATTAGTGCATTTGGGAGGAGCAATGACTTATTATGGTAAGGTATGTTTCATTGTTTGTGGTAAACATTATTATGGTAACTAGGGGTATATTTCATTGTTTGCGGTAAACAGacacaaaattacaaattttattgaaaacaaaacttccgATTAGGAAATTTAGGAACATTCAACAGGTGATAAACGAAACATTTTCAGGTTTAATGTGTTATATTAAATATTATCTCCCATTCAATGGAATTTTAAGAGTCTCTTGCTGTGCTCTTTTGACAAGCATTTAAAAGGCGGCACTACAATATCAATTTTAAGTGAAATGAACTTTTgtgatgaaaaacatttttttttataaattttattcaacCTTATAAGTATTGACTCATAAATTTGGTGTTGAACCCTCTACACCCAAATCAAAAAGCAATAAGGCAACTCTCCAGATATGCAATATACGTAAATTTGACTAACACATGGTCATATATAAAGAGGGAAAATGTATTATGTGTTATAAGTAAGGGAGCATCTTAACATTATACAAAGTAAGTTTTTAACATTCACTGACTTTGAGGCAACATGGTTAACTTTTAGTAAAAGAGTCTACAATTCCAATACAATATATTATTTAGATACGAAGGATACTTTAAAAAAACGTTAACAGATTTTATTATTTGGGaggacaaaatattgaaatgacaTCAAATTTTTTCCCGCAATTTTCATTGTGTGTTCTATTTTTGGATAAGccttaaaatgaataaaaaatattattcgagttgtttatattttttgtatcatttttacttTATTCCTTTAACAGATGAAAATCAGTGAAATATTGCTATCTGGAATATGTCTATGCATTGTGACTGGATCCCAGGCATATCTCTTAACCGATACTATACAAGATCCTTCAAACTCTCCAGTGCATACTCATGACACCCAAAACAATGTCGACATCCCTTTGGGAAATATTAATGTTATACCAGTGCAAACAGTCGACAACAGTATTGACCAGAGTCCAGCGATGGTTATCGACGATGGTGTCCCCACTGGTGTAGGAACAATCGATGATATTGGATTCTCTGATGAAAACAAAGGTAAATATTGTCTATAAACTGACTATACATTTGTGTACTTCTCTTTTTGATATAATGTGCTGTAAATTCATCATTTTAACGTTGTTTACGAAAACTATAAGACATACACTTTCCGTcgcttttttctttctttctcgtACTAACAATgttatcaaatttgaatttggCTTCAAGATTTATAGACGAGGTAACTACTGGTTAAGGGATATTTCCTTGATAAACGATTGATTATTCACGAAGAAGTTAGGTGATAAAATTCGCTATTCACCTcccgggcgtatgacatttgcgccgattttaaaaatgttcattctttcatttgcgccgatttcattttttcatttccgccgattttatatttgcttcttattagatttacaggtaagttaatacttgtacGTGTACTATACCATTGGTGAAATCTGGTTATAAATGTTGTTCACTTTTGTTtaagttaattttgattcatattgttctgaaaCTTCGTTGTAACATTATTGACATATTGCACACTGAAACGAGCCAAGGAGTCAATTCTTTGATCATCGATGGCTATATATATCGGAATGTCAGTGTCCTGAAACATAACAACATATCTTACAAAGTACCATAAAATCGTTAAAAGCCAGAGTCACCACGGATTCAGCTGATGGTCTGACTATTGTCAAAATACAGAACGAGCACAACCATGTAGCAGTTGACCGAAAGACAGAGGCTAAAGAACTACGGGTACGGCCGAGGAAAAAGTCTGGAGATGTATCTTGTTGGCTTTCTTCCACCTCCCCGTGgtgagcaggggacaacagttatatacatgttataattgacaattcattacatttgtacaagtggttaacggaagaggtctatatcggaagaggtctataatgataaatgaaaaataaaatgacttggatggagagttgtctcattgacactcataccacatcttcttttatctattcacctgtaatttacctgtaattcacctgttaaaaaaatcggcgcaaatgaaaataaaaatcggcgcaaatgaaaataaaaatcggcgcaaatgaaagaaaaaatcggcgcaaatgaaagaaaaaatcggcgcaaatgaaatgcagatcggcgcaaatgcaaaacgccgcacCTCGCGTATCCCTCAATATACGTTGACAAGCTGCTTTGCATATGGCATCAGGTAGACCAATATGTGTATAGGAGCTACTTTTTCAAATTCTTATATCTTTCCGGAAGGGTGATATACGTGATAGTCTTGATTCTGTTTGCTAAAGAACTATAGCAGATTTTTCGTGCATTTTCTTTTATAAGAAGAATAAACGTTATTTCTGCcgtatattttttgtaaaaacacaTAAATTTTGTGTATGTTCAAGATATTTTCCTCGCCAAAAGTGCTCAGAAAATTTTACGTCTAACGACTTGTATTGTTGCAAATACACCTCCTGGTAGATCTTTTTACTTTCTTGTCCAAAGTATATATGATGGGATGTAATGTGGAATTTGGTGCAAATTATTATAAACATGAGCCAGGCGGCAGATAGTAAATATTGTAGAAGTTCATTGAATTATTACATTACAGTATCGACAAACGAAGATGATATTTACAGTTCCTCTATGATAGTTGACCGGACAGGTTTATCAGATGATCATGTTGATGATGATAAGTTTGATGCCAGTATCAATATTGGGATTGGTAAGATTTTCacgttgaagaaaaaaaaattgaatttttgttaatttatttgacCATTTTTGTGATTAGAGAATTAttctaaaatttagaaaaaataaaaaaaatgataaacaatactatgaaattacatattttaatatttacaaaaacagaaTGTTTATAAGCCGAATAAGTTTTACTTCATTGTTGctaataatagagaaaataataCATACTTTGTTTGCTTTCGATTATTTGGCTGTtttaaaaatgctcaaattacATGAAACATctgttgtcaaattatacttCTAATGCCAAGGGGTAATTTATTCATTTGTGTTTTAATATACTGATCTATCTGAGAATCTACATGTATGAATCTATTATTTACtgtgtttatatttctttttatctatttattgacTAACGAATTAAAAATAGGCAAATTAAATTGTGGTAATTAACTAGATTTTAAGCTTTTTGAATAATAAAGtaacaaacacatcaaataattTTTACCTTTGTTCATTCTACGTTTGAATGCTGCCAGAATATTATATAagacatatatatgaaaacaattctttttaaattcaataaatcggAAGCAATTTTCTATATTAaggaaataagaagatgtgtatgattgcaaatgagacaaatctctatCAGAAATctaatgacacagaagttaacaactttgTAAATATGCCAAcgtacggccttctacaatgaacaaaacccataccgcacaTTTAGCTGTTAACGGttcagaaatgacaaatgaaaaaccaTGCAAAAGATAAAAATAACGGCCTGCTTAATTTACAAAGCAATGAACAAATATGAGGATACAGCAACAAAAACTATATCAGAAAAgctcaaacttaaaaaaaaattaaagccaatGAGTACTATACATATCTGAAAACGGATATATTTCACAAATATAAATGCCATCAAATAGTCAAGTTGAGTATTACAAAGGAAGTTATCAACTGAAttccattggtttttttttcagcaaCTGAAAACTCTATTATGGAATCAAACAAGATTTGATTATGGCACATTAAATTATATTTCAGGGATGAATTGTTCCCGAAACGGTGTTAATTACGAAGAAGGCGTTGGAATATACGATGATGACATTCcatgtaaaatgtatatttgtgAATTTGGTTCGATGAAGCCATTCTATTCTAGTGAGTAAAGATCCCTTTTTCACTCCCACCTAACAACGTAGTTCACTGATATTTTTGAATCTatcaatataatatttattttgtttgaaacaaaataaaaggtaTAGATACTAGTATCTTTTAAAATACATGAGGAGCTCAGGCGAAACGGGACATATAAAGCAtagacaaattaattttagttcaaatTTGCATAGGGCGTTGGAACCAAACTAATTTCAAAAGAATGTTCAAATCAAATAATAATAGAACTTCCGGTTATGATTAATTAAAAACGTATCAACAATACTATTTTTTGGATCCCTGACGATATATGCTGCCGTACCGGATGTACATATCTAACGATGTCACTGTTGTTTGACAAAAAGCGTTGCAACAATATCGTTTATAAATCGCTTATAAAACTAACGGGCACTGTTGTGACATAAGAAAGTATTTcgtaaatgacaaaaaatatttacaaatactatactttaaaaaaataagaaaacgaCTGAGGGGTTATATCAACAAAGGAAACCTATATCGGAGAATAAGTTAATGAAATTTAAAGTATGTTTTTTGGATAAATAAACTTCGAAATCTCTATGaacagttgcctttatttactatatTGTTAGTTGTTCTCAgcattataaaagagggacgaaagataccaaagggacagtcaaactcataaatctaaaacaaactgacaacgccatggctaacaatgaaaaagacaaacagaaaaacaatagtacacatgacacaacatagaaaactaaagaataaacaacacggaccccaccaaaaactaggggtgatctcaggtgctccggaagggtaagcagatcctgttccacatgtggcacccgtcgtattgcttatgtgattacaaatccggtaaatagtctaattataAATGTCATTAGAAAGGTCCGTGTTTTGAACCTCTGTCTGTTGGTAAATAATTAaccaaatatttaatatatacttgCAGTGTGTTACATGGATGGTAAATGTTACGATGCAGGCCAAACATGGGTATCTGATTGTGTGCAATATACATGCATCTTGACTAACCGTGGCTTCATGTCACAAGTATCAGGAAAACGTAAGTTACATCAAAGGcatttaaatgtaaaatgaaaaagaaatgttgTTCATGCATACTTCATCACTCGTCATTGTGCTGTtgtgtgtattcttgtctttcatttttctaATGTGCTATGTATTCTAGTATATGAcgtttgtgcttctttgttacatatttctttgtttttatagtgatgaagattataacacaatgttgactgctgtatcccttttTCGAcagttttacctattatgtcgTTTTGTTTGTTCACATatctttgtaaatataatggaatatgatgcgactgtcatataagtgagaggttagCTAGCTGTagaaccaagtttaatccaccagtttctagaatatgacaattgttatccattcgtttgatgtgtttgtgattgcgattttgccatttgattagggactttcctttttaaatttcccTCTtcccggagttcagtatttttgtgattttactttaagaTAGTTATATTAAATAAGAATTGTAGAGCAATTTACTAGACGTATACTGTTTGAGGGAAGAGCACAGTTTGATCAGTTCAATAATTGTTATACTAAGATTTGCTCATTTATACTTTGAGCTTTCTTCTTATTCGATGTTTTAAAGGAACACTACACTTCAATATATCGTCTATACAAGTGCATTtctaataaaaagacaaaattgaCATAACAATAAATCAAACGTTCTTTAACTTCAGTGTGCAAATTAGAACGACGAAAAGGTGGAACAAAGTGTTTAAAAGATGGCGAGTCAGGACGGACCGCTCCATGTGTTAAACGGCAGTGCAAAGTCACCAAGATGAACGATGATTTCATCACAGAACTATCCCTACATCCTGAATTTGGCGGTAAGTGTCTGTTGTCAAGTATGACGATGAGGAGTGTTCATCGACATTGTTATGATTGTTATGCAATAGCGTGAATTGATAAAGAAAATCCAAACTAGCACACACATATATCTGTAcctgattaatataaaaaaagacaatgaATATTTGTTAGTGCTGTTTTTGAAATACGATTATTTTACTGTAATATTAAATTTATGTTTAAGGTTGTGGCTATGCAAAAGGTTGTAGAGCGCTAAATGAGAAATGGGAGTATAGATGTGTCACTAAGCAATGTATTACTGACGGATGGAACTTCATTAAAATATCTTTGTCACCAAGTAAATACAGCGTGTATCCAAAATATCTAACCTATCCATTAGTATTAATGTATCGCTAACAACAGTTCTTTTTTCTTAGCTTACCTCTTCCTAAAATTCCCATTTGTATCCACATATGTTTCTGTAATCCTATTTCCTAAAATATTATCATTGACAGATTTCCTCATAGTCTCTGGTAAAGAAATACCTCTTACTTTGGTATTTTTTTACTAAGCTGTACTGATTTTGTTATCGATAAGTcttcgaaaaaaatatatttttttggagtTACCTAGTATAATATTATACTCTTATTTAATGCATTTGACATAATCAATGTATCAAAGTTTGAATATAAGTTTCAGACTCACAAGAAGACGTGTCTTGGTACGCAACTTGTTTCAACGGTATTTAAGGCATACGATATTCAGCAATCTGTACAATTCAGTATCAAAAATTTTCATATCTAACCCTTTCCCCTTCAATCTAATGTTTATTAGAATACTCACTACTAGAATAGCAAATAACAATTCGTCGTTGAAACATATTAAGTCTACACAGGTCATGTAGATGATATGGTTTTGATACCCTAGtttgatattttaacaaaacataatCCTGTGtcatattatttaaaacaatgaaaggaccaactttaaaatgtaatttagtTGTCAGGTTTAGAACACAGAtattttgtgctttataaaatgCTGATATTTGGATAAAGAACTAGTGGAAGGCCGACATGTGACATATAGTTGCTAACCTGttatgtcattttggtatctggtggagagttgtctcattgtacCATATAATATTATAGTGGTGTTTCCACaacaattttcattatgttacatCGAAAAAATACATgacttacaaaaaataaattaaagcaaATGTTTGAGCATATGTATTTTTACGTCCTTTTGAGGGTATCGTTCTAATGCTTTCACATAATATATAGATTGAACTTACATTTAACTTGTAAGCTTAACACATCACGCATGTATCTGCGTCTACCCGTGCTTTTCGTGTGAAACTATATATGTCTGCTTCAAATGTGATGGTGTTTGATATTGGATTGTATAACGACTGGTTTACCATGCAAATGGTTTCAACAACTAATTTGCTTTGCTTTTAAGGAGAGGTTCTAAAAACTCAGCACAGCATATATAGTTATTATGTGTTGTCGTCTTATGAGTAAATTAATTAAAGATTATCAAATAATACTGTTATTGTATACACCGTCTAATTAAAATCTAATTCATATCTTCATGATTCGGTTAAAGCAATCTTAAAACGACAGCTTCTGCTTTCTGTTTTAAAGACTTTTCGagatactgttgtttgtcttttatgtttagttttattttattttctgtattaaagcaaaatggattagacacaagtaaatcatacttatgaaatCTTCTCCATGTCTTTTATGATGCACACCTTCAAAAGTTTGTAGGCACGCTGATGCAATAATCAcatgaacaaaaagtaaaacagaGTGTTGTTGAATCCTTTTAAGCAAATCGTGAACACAGCATTGGAATTTTGATAAGattgtatatatatctattaaaacAACTCCGTTAAAATATCAAGGGCAACTGTTATGGAGTTTTTTTCCCTCATACACATCAATACCAATATATAATGTTTTGCAGGGTGTATACGCTTTGGTAAGTGTTATGGTAACGGACAATCAATTACTACAAAAAGATGTGTGACAAGAACCTGTCGGGTAAATGAACTTTTTCAGAAAGCATGGTTTGAAGAAACGGAGAGAGGtaacttataaaattgagaatggaaatggggaatgtgcgaaagagacaacaacccgaccatagaacagacaacagcagaaggtcaccaacaggtcttcaatgcaatgagaaatttcagcacccggaggcgtccttcagctggcccctaaacaaatatatactggttcagtgataatgaaccccatactaaactccaaattgtacacaagaaactaaaagttaaaatagtacaagactaacaaaggccagaggctcctgacttgagacaggcgcaacaatgcggcggggttaaacatgtttgtgagatctcaaccctccccctatacctctagccaatgcagaaaagtaaacgcataacaatacgcacattaaaattcagttcaagagaagtccgagtctgatgtcagaagatgtaaccaaagaaaataaacaaaatgacagtaatacataaataacatcagactactagcagctaactgacatgccagctccggacttcaattaaactgattgaaaaattatgtcttcatcatatcaatatcaggcacaatcctccccctgaggggtttagtatcataccatcataacaaatatgagaagaacataacccgtgtcatgccaacaactggtttattaataataaatgtgtttatttagttccgatgcaaagaccctataagtgaatcaatattaacgccaaaatatgcaaactttatttttgtgctttataaagaatatttccataaaaattggatgtgaaatacctgaacgtataagaagtctgcatttTGAGCTATAtttgatgtctttataccgatgataaaatttagtaaatgttttgactagtttgtgatatcgaaaaccctggtgtaataatttttcagtaatacataaatttctctcgttaaaatctaaaacattgttacatacacgagcgaatcgtacaagttgagatatataaacaccgtaagatggtgacaaggaaacgtcaccatctaaaaatggataattaacgataagaaatgagaaatcatctcttttatcataaattttagtattaagctttccgttaatgatatatatatatatatatatcaagatcgaggaaagggcagtggtcattgttagtattagctttatttaaagtaagttcaacaggatacatttctttagtatacatactgaagtcgtcattattgagagccaaaatatcatccaaatatctaaaagtattattaaatttgtgtatcagatgttgtttcgataggtctttgctgatttttgtaataaattgtaactcatagcaatacaaaaacaggtctgcaataagtggtgcacagttagtccccatcggaattccgataacctgacgatatacggaatctccaaagcgaacaaaaatgttatctagtatcaaagcatgtccaattgacatagtt includes:
- the LOC139523858 gene encoding uncharacterized protein isoform X2; translation: MKISEILLSGICLCIVTGSQAYLLTDTIQDPSNSPVHTHDTQNNVDIPLGNINVIPVQTVDNSIDQSPAMVIDDGVPTGVGTIDDIGFSDENKVSTNEDDIYSSSMIVDRTGLSDDHVDDDKFDASINIGIGMNCSRNGVNYEEGVGIYDDDIPCKMYICEFGSMKPFYSMCYMDGKCYDAGQTWVSDCVQYTCILTNRGFMSQVSGKLCKLERRKGGTKCLKDGESGRTAPCVKRQCKVTKMNDDFITELSLHPEFGGCIRFGKCYGNGQSITTKRCVTRTCRVNELFQKAWFEETERGCKFEGKCLEEGETAVRRCIEFTCTRKVVRNNKTRMVMKKTNKNVCGVKKPDNY
- the LOC139523858 gene encoding uncharacterized protein isoform X1; this encodes MKISEILLSGICLCIVTGSQAYLLTDTIQDPSNSPVHTHDTQNNVDIPLGNINVIPVQTVDNSIDQSPAMVIDDGVPTGVGTIDDIGFSDENKVSTNEDDIYSSSMIVDRTGLSDDHVDDDKFDASINIGIGMNCSRNGVNYEEGVGIYDDDIPCKMYICEFGSMKPFYSMCYMDGKCYDAGQTWVSDCVQYTCILTNRGFMSQVSGKLCKLERRKGGTKCLKDGESGRTAPCVKRQCKVTKMNDDFITELSLHPEFGGCGYAKGCRALNEKWEYRCVTKQCITDGWNFIKISLSPRCIRFGKCYGNGQSITTKRCVTRTCRVNELFQKAWFEETERGCKFEGKCLEEGETAVRRCIEFTCTRKVVRNNKTRMVMKKTNKNVCGVKKPDNY